GatctattttttggggggttgcAGACGCATTTGGCTGAGGAGATTGAGAAGCTGCGGTCAGAATTGGACCAGTTCAGGTTGAGGGTGGGGTCCCTCACAGAGCCCACCCTGTCACGGTAcggctccttttttttaattttttttataataattgtAAATAATTGTACAATGACCCGACGTCTCAACCAGGTCTCACCTCGACACTTCGGGCGAGCTCCGTTTCTCCCTGGGCTCTCTGGCCGAGACCCAGTCGGACCACTACCGCTCGGCCAAGGTCGTACGGAGGCCCAGGCGAGGTCGAGTGGGCCTGCGGGAAACCAAGGTCAGGAGAAGAACTTTGCCCATATCAACTTCAGTCCTACTCCAAATGAttcattgtcatcatcataataatgcacaataaaataaatcataaataaaataatatgtatATCAATGTCGtataaaatatacataattagaaaaaaatgatcgAAATAATAAATCTGTATTTGATTGACTTTATTTGACTCAActgatgaaaaatgtaataatagAAAAAGAGGTTTGATTTGTCGCTCAGGCCAAGTCTCTGGGCGAGCAAGAGTGGCGCTCGCAGCAGCTGGGCGTggtgggcggcggcggccaccATTTTGAGAGCGACACGGAGATGTCCGACATGGACGACGACGACCGGGAGACGCTCTTCAGCTCCATGGACCTCCTCTCGCCCGGCGGACACTCTGACGCGCAAACCTTAGCCATGATGCTTCAGGAGCAGCTGGACGCCATCAACAAGGAGATCCGGTCCGCCGCCCACCTTATCGCCGCTTGGATTTTAAAACGCCAAGGCTTCTTCCGGAGGCTGACGTTGAGCGTGGGATTCCGCGCAGGCTGAtccaggaggagaaggagtCGACGGAGCTGCGTGCCGAGGAGATCGAGAGCCGCGTGGCCAGCGTCAGCCTGGAGGGCCTGAACCTGGCTCGCAtgcaccaccatcaccaccacggGGCCTCCATCACCGCCTCGGCCACCGCCTCCTCCTTGGCGTCCTCGTCGCCGCCCAGCGGCCACTCCACGCCCAAGCTGGACCCCCGCAGCCCCGCCATGGAGCGCATGGGGGTCATGACGCTGGTACGGTATGAGCCCGCTTGACCGACAAAGCCATCCCAAAGCATTTCCAGACATTCAATCTTGTCATCAACCGTGTCCCGACAGCCCAGCGATTTGCGCAAGCACCGGCGAAAGGTACGCAAAACTCGCTCGCCTTTGCTCTGGATCCACGTGACGGATTGTCTGTCAGATCGCCGCGGTGGAAGAGGACGGGCGCGAGGACAAGGCCACCATCAAGTGCGAGACCTCGCCGCCCGCCACGCCGCGCACCGTCCGGATGACGCACACCCTGCCGGCGTCCTCGCACAACGACGCCAGAGGGTAGGCTCGCCAAAATCAGCGGAGCGCCCAACACCTAACTCAAGTTCCGGCTCCCCAGGTTGTCCTCCCTGGAAGCGGAAGGCACCACGAGCAGCGTGGCCAGCAGCCAGGACTCGCTGCACAAGCAGCCCAAGAAGAAAGGCATCAAGTCGTCCATCGGCCGCCTCTTCGGCAAGAAGGAGAAAGGCCGCATGGGGCACATGGCGCACATGGCGCATCGCCACGTCATGCTGGATCCGCAAGGTTAGCGCCCCGAGCAAGCCGCCGCGCGtcccggccgccgccgccgcgcctAACCGGCGTCCCGTTCGTCCACAGCCACCGCCATGGACGCCGACGTGGCGGGCCAGGAGGCGGGGCTGAGCAAGCTGGGCACGCAGGCCGAGAAGGACCGCCGCCTGAGAAAGAAGTAAGCCGCTCGGTTCCCGTCAGCGCCGCTACAAGACTTGTTTTGTCTCAATGGATCTCTGTGTTTGGTTGGTTGCCTAACGAAGAATgccctgcctccctccctccctccctcctccgccttcttcttcttcgggACGGAGGGCGCCCGAGCCGCGATCTTTTTGCATCTTCCCTCGCACAAATGCATGCCAGCCTGCCGCTCTCCTTCCCGTTTCAGCATCTTGGTCCATGGCCGTGCTCTCGTACTTGTCGTTGTGTGGAAAGCCACTGGAGCATTTCTTCCACGTCCTTTCTATGCGGCTTGTTTGACTTCCCGCCACCGCACGAGATGCCAACCGGacgtctgtttgtttgtttgtttgtttgtttgtttttgtgtgccgGATGGTGGAAATGTGGACTAACTGGTGTgtacttttttctctctcctcccTTGGCCTCTAACAAAGCGGGTAAGTGGCCAGGACGCGGCGCTGATCTCCACCGTCACACATCCTGTCCTGTCTTAgcccccccccgcccgcccgccccctcccttctTCCTTCTTACAGTCGATTGACAGCTGGATCAGATTTTCACTCCTGGAATGCCACCCTCTTCAATTCTGCgtctttatttgtgtttttcttgacGTTATGATTTCTCTCATAACCGTTGCCTCTCCCCAGCTATGTTCAGTCGTCACGCCTCGTTAGAATCGAGCTGAACATGCAAACATGAGCTGGCCTCATGTGCTGGACGGAAGAAGACCCAAAGCGCTTGCCTTGCCTTTGGAAAACGGATCTCCATGCTGTGCCGTGTCCATTTGATATGTTTTTGTTAGGACCTTCCATGCCAGAGACGGTTTCATTTAGCGAGATACCacctgatttgtttttgtgtgtgtgtgtgtgtgtgcgtgccaaATGTGAGATTTGGTCTTTGCATGTGGGCGGGATTATGCTTACACATGCAAAGTCCACTCAGCTGGCGAGAAATGTCGAGCGGGTCATAAGACGCCACGGCCTTCGCGTGGGCGAACCCGGACGATAAACGCTTTGGGAAATAAAGAGTCGtggcgagggagggggggggagaaaatatGCTACGTCCGAGTGATGCCTTCATGTGTCCCCTGTGCGCACGTAGACACGAGCTTCTGGAGGAGGCCAGGAGGAAGGGCTTGCCTTTCGCGCAGTGGGACGGACCCACCGTGGTGGCCTGGCTGGAGGTGAGCGCGCACTTGACGCCTCGTCGCTTCCCGAGTCCAAACTGTTGCGTTTCCAGCTGTGGCTGGGGATGCCGGCGTGGTACGTGGCGGCCTGCCGCGCCAACGTGAAGAGCGGCGCCATCATGTCGGCGCTGTCCGACACGGAGATCCAGCGTGAGATCGGCATCAGCAACCCCCTGCACAGACTCAAACTCCGGCTGGCCATCCAGGAGATGGTCTCGCTCACCAGCCCGTCGGCGCCCCCTACCTCCAGAACCGTGAGTTTGCAAAATAAGGACCCGGCGGTctgtgtcttttttgttttttcttgtggGTTCTGTGTTGTCATGACAACAGTGTCCTCCCGCCAAATGGCGGTTCACCCATCTTCGAAGGTTTGCCACAAAATTGATGCTAATTCCATTAGCCTGTCTATGGTGTTTGACATTGTAGGTTAGCCTCCAGCTAGCGGACACCTCATGCAGCTGTGTCCCCCGCTGCAATTAGCTTTAGCGTGCATGCTAACGCGTGTGTGCTGTGTTTTGTCCTgtgccccctcctccccccctcccttccctttGACGTGGGGCCGTTGGTGGTCTTGACTGTGATGCTTTAACACTGTTGGCTTACAGTGGTGCTGCTCTTCTTCTTTAACGCTGCTTGCGCCTCCTGCTGGACATCTACTACCACCGCACCCCGCCCCTCCGTCTCCGGGGCGCCGCCCTTGTAGCCGTCAGGCAACGTATGGGTGACCCACGAGGAGATGGAGACCATGGCGGCCCCTTCCAAAACGGTCAGTCCCCCCCTCCTGCCACGCCTTAACCAACGCCGCCtgaccgcccgcccgcccgctcgcctTTTCCTTGCGCCACGTGAACCCTGGCGTGCTGCTGTTGAGGTTTGAGCCAGTCCTGCGCATGAAAGATGacttttctatttgttttctcccAGAAATCCCAGTCTGAAGAGGGGAGCTGGGCACAAGTAAGGGGAACAAACACGCAAGCGCACCTCGAGTCCAATACGAATCACGTTGAGATTCCCATATTTGCCGTCCAGACGCTGGCTTACGGCGACATGAACCACGAGTGGATCGGCAACGAGTGGCTGCCCAGTCTCGGACTACCTCAGTACCGCAGCTACTTCATGGAGTGCCTGGTGGATGCGCGCATGCTGGACCACCTCACCAAGAAGGACCTGAGGGTGCATCTCAAAATGGTGGACAGCTTCCACAGGTAAGCCAACACAGGCCAAGCTCCTCaacctatttttcttttgcacgACTTGACATTgccctgattttttttgctctgatcCCAGAACAAGTTTACAATACGGCATCATGTGTCTGAAGAAGCTCAACTATGACAGGAAGGAGCTGGAACGGCGGCGGGAGACGAGCCAGCACGAAATGCGAGGTGACGCTCACAAAGGCAAAGCCGAGGTGAAGAAGCCGAGTAAAGAAGCCGCGTTTGTCCTTCAGACGTGCTGGTGTGGAGCAACGAGCGGGTGGTGCGCTGGGTGCAGAGTATCGGCCTGCGCGACTACGCCGCCATCCTGCACGAGAGCGGCGTGCACGGAGCGCTGGTCGCCCTGGACGACAACTTTGATTACAGCAGCCTGGCCCTGCTCCTCCAGATCCCCATGCAAAACACTCAGGTGGGCCCAAAAGTCCATGGATTCAGAAGAAGAACCGACGCCACATGTTCCTTTCCGTTCTCACCCTTCTTCAGGCCCGTCAGATTCTGGAGCGCGAGTACAATAACCTGCTGGCGCTGGGCACCGACCGGCGGCTGGACGAGGTGAGAGCGGGCGCCGGACAAAACACGCGCATTGTTCACAATTGCACTTTGACCTCCATTTCTGGTGTGGCAGTGCGACGACAAGGACTTCCGAGGGGCGTCGTGGCGGCGGCAGTTCCCGCCGCGGGACGTGCACGGCATCAGCATGATGCCCGGCTCGGCCGAGACGCTGCCGGCCGGCTTCCGTCTGACCACCACGTCGGGACACTCGCGCAGGCTCCCGCCCGACGGTAAGCCGCCCGTCGTATTGTCCGACACGCGGCCAAACTTGACTTTGCCGCTCTGCTCCGGCCGCTCGGCAGTCCTTTACGAGGTGCCCGACGACTGCTGCGACGACGTGTATTTGGATTGGTTCTAAGGTCAGCtatgccccgcccccccccacgtGTCCCACCCCCTGATCAAAGTGGGCCGTGAGTGTCGTGGTggctgtgccccccccccaaccccctcgCCCCAACGAGCAAACAGCCTCTTTGCCCGCTTAACTGCTTTTTACGCGGCTGTTGCTAGGCGGACCAAAGTAAAGGAAGCGATGAGCTACGTTTAGCCAGCCGTGCTCACAAGTGTCGTCTTTGCTTGCGTGAGCCCCGCCGCTGAT
This genomic window from Syngnathus acus chromosome 23, fSynAcu1.2, whole genome shotgun sequence contains:
- the ppfia2 gene encoding liprin-alpha-2 isoform X14, which encodes MIFSELSAGTNSPKAHPPNGTRFYTFQEFAALTKELNACREQLLEKEEEISELKAERNNTRLLLEHLECLVSRHERSLRMTVVKRQAQSPSGVSSEVEVLKALKSLFEHHKALDEKVRERLRVSLERVSALEEELTAANQEIVALREQNAHIQRKVASGEAADDIPEGGETQHKVHSKRLSNGALESAPREAGQVVELQDLLEKQNYELAQMKERMSSLSSRVSEVEQELETARKDLIKSEEMNNKYQRDIKEAMCQKEDMEERIVTLEKRYLSAQRESTSVHDINDKLENELANKEAFLRQMEEKNRQLQERLELAEQKLQQTMRKAETLPEVEAELAQRIAALTKAEERHGNIEERMRHLECQLEEKNQELLRARQREKMNEEHNKRLSDTVDRLLTESNERLQLHLKERMAALEEKNLLIQDSEGYRKQYEESIHEKTHLAEEIEKLRSELDQFRLRVGSLTEPTLSRSHLDTSGELRFSLGSLAETQSDHYRSAKVVRRPRRGRVGLRETKAKSLGEQEWRSQQLGVVGGGGHHFESDTEMSDMDDDDRETLFSSMDLLSPGGHSDAQTLAMMLQEQLDAINKEIRLIQEEKESTELRAEEIESRVASVSLEGLNLARMHHHHHHGASITASATASSLASSSPPSGHSTPKLDPRSPAMERMGVMTLPSDLRKHRRKIAAVEEDGREDKATIKCETSPPATPRTVRMTHTLPASSHNDARGLSSLEAEGTTSSVASSQDSLHKQPKKKGIKSSIGRLFGKKEKGRMGHMAHMAHRHVMLDPQATAMDADVAGQEAGLSKLGTQAEKDRRLRKKHELLEEARRKGLPFAQWDGPTVVAWLELWLGMPAWYVAACRANVKSGAIMSALSDTEIQREIGISNPLHRLKLRLAIQEMVSLTSPSAPPTSRTKSQSEEGSWAQTLAYGDMNHEWIGNEWLPSLGLPQYRSYFMECLVDARMLDHLTKKDLRVHLKMVDSFHRTSLQYGIMCLKKLNYDRKELERRRETSQHEMRDVLVWSNERVVRWVQSIGLRDYAAILHESGVHGALVALDDNFDYSSLALLLQIPMQNTQARQILEREYNNLLALGTDRRLDECDDKDFRGASWRRQFPPRDVHGISMMPGSAETLPAGFRLTTTSGHSRRLPPDVGASTVQRLDSSTVRTYSC
- the ppfia2 gene encoding liprin-alpha-2 isoform X2: MMCEVMPTISEDTALSQRGSQSSSSDPDSHFEQLMVNMLDERDRLLDTLRETQESLALSQQHLQDVVYDRDSLQRQLSSALPQEFAALTKELNACREQLLEKEEEISELKAERNNTRLLLEHLECLVSRHERSLRMTVVKRQAQSPSGVSSEVEVLKALKSLFEHHKALDEKVRERLRVSLERVSALEEELTAANQEIVALREQNAHIQRKVASGEAADDIPEGGETQHKVHSKRLSNGALESAPREAGQVVELQDLLEKQNYELAQMKERMSSLSSRVSEVEQELETARKDLIKSEEMNNKYQRDIKEAMCQKEDMEERIVTLEKRYLSAQRESTSVHDINDKLENELANKEAFLRQMEEKNRQLQERLELAEQKLQQTMRKAETLPEVEAELAQRIAALTKAEERHGNIEERMRHLECQLEEKNQELLRVRTTDERVAGRTRLSSSHSPLRQARQREKMNEEHNKRLSDTVDRLLTESNERLQLHLKERMAALEEKNLLIQDSEGYRKQYEESIHEKTHLAEEIEKLRSELDQFRLRVGSLTEPTLSRSHLDTSGELRFSLGSLAETQSDHYRSAKVVRRPRRGRVGLRETKAKSLGEQEWRSQQLGVVGGGGHHFESDTEMSDMDDDDRETLFSSMDLLSPGGHSDAQTLAMMLQEQLDAINKEIRLIQEEKESTELRAEEIESRVASVSLEGLNLARMHHHHHHGASITASATASSLASSSPPSGHSTPKLDPRSPAMERMGVMTLPSDLRKHRRKIAAVEEDGREDKATIKCETSPPATPRTVRMTHTLPASSHNDARGLSSLEAEGTTSSVASSQDSLHKQPKKKGIKSSIGRLFGKKEKGRMGHMAHMAHRHVMLDPQATAMDADVAGQEAGLSKLGTQAEKDRRLRKNGHELLEEARRKGLPFAQWDGPTVVAWLELWLGMPAWYVAACRANVKSGAIMSALSDTEIQREIGISNPLHRLKLRLAIQEMVSLTSPSAPPTSRTPSGNVWVTHEEMETMAAPSKTKSQSEEGSWAQTLAYGDMNHEWIGNEWLPSLGLPQYRSYFMECLVDARMLDHLTKKDLRVHLKMVDSFHRTSLQYGIMCLKKLNYDRKELERRRETSQHEMRDVLVWSNERVVRWVQSIGLRDYAAILHESGVHGALVALDDNFDYSSLALLLQIPMQNTQARQILEREYNNLLALGTDRRLDECDDKDFRGASWRRQFPPRDVHGISMMPGSAETLPAGFRLTTTSGHSRRLPPDVGASTVQRLDSSTVRTYSC
- the ppfia2 gene encoding liprin-alpha-2 isoform X7, producing the protein MMCEVMPTISEDTALSQRGSQSSSSDPDSHFEQLMVNMLDERDRLLDTLRETQESLALSQQHLQDVVYDRDSLQRQLSSALPQEFAALTKELNACREQLLEKEEEISELKAERNNTRLLLEHLECLVSRHERSLRMTVVKRQAQSPSGVSSEVEVLKALKSLFEHHKALDEKVRERLRVSLERVSALEEELTAANQEIVALREQNAHIQRKVASGEAADDIPEGGETQHKVHSKRLSNGALESAPREAGQVVELQDLLEKQNYELAQMKERMSSLSSRVSEVEQELETARKDLIKSEEMNNKYQRDIKEAMCQKEDMEERIVTLEKRYLSAQRESTSVHDINDKLENELANKEAFLRQMEEKNRQLQERLELAEQKLQQTMRKAETLPEVEAELAQRIAALTKVKKCSADQMWRPFYFGVEMSRVSQAEERHGNIEERMRHLECQLEEKNQELLRARQREKMNEEHNKRLSDTVDRLLTESNERLQLHLKERMAALEEKNLLIQDSEGYRKQYEESIHEKTHLAEEIEKLRSELDQFRLRVGSLTEPTLSRSHLDTSGELRFSLGSLAETQSDHYRSAKVVRRPRRGRVGLRETKAKSLGEQEWRSQQLGVVGGGGHHFESDTEMSDMDDDDRETLFSSMDLLSPGGHSDAQTLAMMLQEQLDAINKEIRLIQEEKESTELRAEEIESRVASVSLEGLNLARMHHHHHHGASITASATASSLASSSPPSGHSTPKLDPRSPAMERMGVMTLPSDLRKHRRKIAAVEEDGREDKATIKCETSPPATPRTVRMTHTLPASSHNDARGLSSLEAEGTTSSVASSQDSLHKQPKKKGIKSSIGRLFGKKEKGRMGHMAHMAHRHVMLDPQATAMDADVAGQEAGLSKLGTQAEKDRRLRKKHELLEEARRKGLPFAQWDGPTVVAWLELWLGMPAWYVAACRANVKSGAIMSALSDTEIQREIGISNPLHRLKLRLAIQEMVSLTSPSAPPTSRTKSQSEEGSWAQTLAYGDMNHEWIGNEWLPSLGLPQYRSYFMECLVDARMLDHLTKKDLRVHLKMVDSFHRTSLQYGIMCLKKLNYDRKELERRRETSQHEMRDVLVWSNERVVRWVQSIGLRDYAAILHESGVHGALVALDDNFDYSSLALLLQIPMQNTQARQILEREYNNLLALGTDRRLDECDDKDFRGASWRRQFPPRDVHGISMMPGSAETLPAGFRLTTTSGHSRRLPPDVGASTVQRLDSSTVRTYSC